The genomic segment TGTTCAGAATCGGCAGGACACCGGGGTGCCCCAGACAGATCGGACAGGTATGTGTATTCGGCGGTGCGCCAAATTCATTGGCACAACCGCAAAAGGCTTTCGTTTTTGTTTTCAGTTCAACATGGACTTCGAGGCCGATTATCGTTTCAAAATTGCTGCTCATCAGTCATTCGCCCCTTTGAATGCCGGCTCCAGTTTAAACCCGGCAGTCTGTTCATAAGCATGTGCCGCGCGGTAAAGTGTTTTTTCACCAAACGGCCGGGCAATCATCTGCAATCCGACAGGCAGTCCATCCGCAAGTCCGCACGGAAGACTGATCGCCGGTACGCCGGCAAGATTGACAGGTATCGTCAGAATATCATTGGCGTACATGGTCAGCGGATCATCAATAATCTCACCAATTTTGAAAGCCGTCGTCGGTGTCGTCGGGCCGACGATGATATCGTGATCTTCAAGAACTTTTTCAAAATCCTGTTTGATCAGCGTACGTACCTGCTGTGCTTTTTTATAATACGCGTCGTAATAGCCGGAACTTAAAGCAAAGGTTCCAAGCATGATCCGGCGTTTCACTTCGTCACCGAATCCTTCACTTCTCGACTTTTTATACATCTCGATCAGATCATCGGAATCCGCACGTACCCCGTAGCGGACCCCGTCAAAACGGGCGAGGTTCGCCGAGGCTTCCGATGACGCAATCAGGTAATAAGCCGGCACCGCATATTTGGTATGCGGCAGCGAAACTTCTTCACAGACCGCGCCAAGCGCTTCAAGCTGACGGACGGCCGCCTTAATTTTGTCCTTGACCGGCTCGCTGACGCCTTCGCCCAGATATTCTTTTGGGACTGCCACGCGCAGGCCTTTAATGTCACCCGTCAGCGCATCTGCATAATGCGGCAC from the Sporolactobacillus sp. Y61 genome contains:
- the gatA gene encoding Asp-tRNA(Asn)/Glu-tRNA(Gln) amidotransferase subunit GatA, with the translated sequence MPLFEEGLVSLKEKIHKKEIKASDLVDEAFSRINEVDDKIKAFLTLNEEAARKAAGKIDEGGTPSDTLLFGMPIGLKDNIVTKGLKTTCASHILENYDPIYDATVVKKISDQKGIVAGKLNMDEFAMGSSTENSGMAITHNPWDLERVPGGSSGGSAASVAVGEVLFSLGSDTGGSIRQPSAFCGVVGMKPTYGRVSRYGLVAFASSLDQIGPITRTVEDNAYLLEAISGLDPWDSTSANIPVPHYADALTGDIKGLRVAVPKEYLGEGVSEPVKDKIKAAVRQLEALGAVCEEVSLPHTKYAVPAYYLIASSEASANLARFDGVRYGVRADSDDLIEMYKKSRSEGFGDEVKRRIMLGTFALSSGYYDAYYKKAQQVRTLIKQDFEKVLEDHDIIVGPTTPTTAFKIGEIIDDPLTMYANDILTIPVNLAGVPAISLPCGLADGLPVGLQMIARPFGEKTLYRAAHAYEQTAGFKLEPAFKGAND